In a single window of the Olivibacter sp. SDN3 genome:
- a CDS encoding NAD+ synthase — MIVAIAQLNYHIGNFEENTEKIIDTIYEAKAQGADLVVFSELIIGGYLAKDLLKYSAFLDACEESLHHIAQVCDGIACIVGAPIRNSSKHAKSLFNAAIFIADQEIKHIVHKTLLPDYDIFDEHRYFEPNNTFKPITFKGVNIALTICEDLWNSLPPFLYKRDPMKELSRSQPDVMINIAASPFSEKHFPTRLSVVESQVQKYEIPAFYVNGIGAHAEIIFDGRSMVFDKDAHVLDILNDFAEDIRFYKVEKDNILPLHTIVPYRESADIARIHQALVLGIKDFFGKSGFQKAILGLSGGIDSAVVAALACEALGAENVMAVLMPSIYSTDHSIKDAIDLVKNTGCLHEVIPIGDAVSSFERTMAPAFKGKAPDITEENIQARVRAIVLMAMSNKHGYILLNTSNKSEAAVGYGTLYGDMAGALGVIGDVFKTKVYELARYINRSQEIIPENTIVKAPSAELRPDQKDADSLPDYAVLDEILYQYIELERSVQDIINRGFADELVKRIVQMVVRAEFKRFQSPPILRVTRKAFGTGRSMPLVAHHSF, encoded by the coding sequence ATGATTGTAGCGATTGCCCAACTCAATTATCATATAGGGAATTTTGAAGAAAATACTGAGAAAATTATCGACACCATTTATGAGGCTAAAGCGCAAGGGGCCGACCTCGTTGTTTTTTCTGAATTAATTATTGGAGGTTATCTTGCTAAGGATCTGCTAAAATATAGCGCTTTTTTGGATGCGTGTGAAGAAAGTCTTCACCATATAGCCCAAGTTTGCGATGGCATAGCTTGTATTGTAGGCGCGCCAATTAGAAACAGCAGTAAACACGCCAAGAGTCTATTTAATGCAGCGATATTTATTGCAGACCAGGAAATTAAGCATATTGTGCATAAAACCCTGCTTCCAGATTATGATATATTTGATGAGCATCGTTATTTTGAACCGAATAATACCTTTAAGCCAATTACCTTTAAGGGGGTTAATATCGCCTTAACCATTTGCGAAGATCTTTGGAACAGCCTACCCCCATTTTTATATAAACGGGACCCCATGAAAGAGCTGTCGCGCTCGCAACCTGATGTGATGATCAATATAGCGGCTTCTCCTTTTTCTGAAAAGCATTTCCCTACCAGATTATCCGTTGTGGAGAGTCAGGTTCAGAAATATGAGATACCCGCATTTTATGTAAATGGTATCGGTGCGCACGCGGAGATTATTTTTGATGGTAGATCAATGGTTTTTGATAAGGATGCTCATGTTCTGGATATTTTGAATGACTTTGCAGAAGATATTCGTTTCTATAAGGTTGAGAAAGATAATATACTTCCTTTACATACGATTGTGCCCTATCGGGAAAGTGCCGATATTGCTCGGATTCATCAAGCTTTAGTGCTTGGTATAAAAGATTTTTTTGGTAAATCTGGTTTTCAAAAGGCCATACTAGGTTTGTCTGGAGGGATTGACTCGGCTGTTGTTGCTGCCTTAGCTTGCGAAGCTTTAGGTGCTGAAAACGTGATGGCTGTGCTTATGCCATCTATTTATTCAACCGATCATTCCATAAAAGACGCTATAGATTTAGTAAAGAATACAGGATGTTTGCACGAGGTTATACCGATAGGCGATGCTGTCTCATCTTTTGAGCGTACAATGGCTCCTGCATTTAAGGGAAAAGCACCCGATATTACGGAAGAAAATATACAGGCACGGGTACGTGCCATTGTATTAATGGCGATGTCTAACAAGCATGGATATATTTTGCTTAATACCTCCAACAAGAGTGAGGCCGCTGTTGGTTACGGTACGCTCTATGGAGATATGGCGGGTGCACTGGGCGTAATAGGTGATGTGTTTAAAACCAAAGTGTACGAGCTGGCAAGATATATTAATCGTAGCCAGGAGATAATACCAGAGAATACCATTGTTAAGGCCCCATCCGCTGAACTTCGCCCCGATCAAAAAGATGCTGATTCTTTGCCGGACTACGCCGTTTTGGATGAAATACTGTATCAATATATAGAGCTGGAACGGAGTGTTCAAGATATTATTAATAGAGGGTTTGCTGACGAGCTGGTTAAGCGGATTGTCCAAATGGTGGTTAGGGCGGAGTTTAAGCGCTTTCAATCACCGCCTATACTTCGCGTTACACGGAAGGCTTTTGGTACAGGAAGATCAATGCCTTTAGTTGCACACCATTCATTTTAG
- a CDS encoding outer membrane beta-barrel protein codes for MKINLFMPLAKPLLGIVLSFFSFYAVAQDYNESFYDSKRMSLGITFSPNVSWLRYGDVDVEGTKAKMGYAYGLLADFAFSENYYFSTGFLINTLNAEARRYTTVPENQQRFVEVNDYRLQYAEIPFGVKLKSTQRYYRSYYGLFGFTAGIKINAKQEVTAENGTLLQESRNLKGRADLFRLGLQVGGGVEWQLDHNLRLMTGLSFNNGFTRVIKSDSPRNSFVSFNFGILF; via the coding sequence ATGAAAATAAATTTATTTATGCCCTTAGCAAAACCATTATTAGGAATCGTTCTTTCTTTTTTTTCTTTTTATGCGGTTGCTCAAGACTATAATGAATCTTTTTATGACAGTAAACGTATGAGCCTTGGTATTACATTTTCACCCAATGTTAGTTGGTTGCGCTATGGAGATGTTGATGTAGAAGGAACTAAAGCCAAAATGGGATATGCTTATGGTTTACTTGCAGATTTTGCTTTTTCAGAAAACTATTATTTTTCTACCGGGTTTTTAATCAATACACTGAATGCGGAAGCCCGTAGATATACGACGGTGCCGGAGAATCAGCAAAGGTTTGTCGAGGTAAATGACTATAGGCTTCAGTATGCAGAGATCCCTTTTGGAGTAAAGCTAAAAAGCACGCAGCGCTATTACAGAAGTTATTATGGCTTATTTGGTTTTACAGCGGGTATAAAAATTAATGCTAAACAGGAAGTTACCGCAGAAAATGGTACGTTGCTTCAGGAATCGAGGAATTTAAAAGGACGGGCAGATTTGTTCCGGTTAGGACTTCAGGTTGGAGGCGGAGTAGAATGGCAACTGGATCATAACTTACGTTTGATGACAGGGCTAAGTTTCAACAATGGTTTTACACGGGTTATAAAATCTGATAGTCCAAGAAATTCATTTGTATCATTTAACTTTGGGATTTTATTTTAA
- a CDS encoding gliding motility lipoprotein GldB, producing the protein MIVFKSTQIYLFFFTLILVSCTRQHKPDLSKITLNIKIERLDQALDSLNPNNIPTKHRKWQEQYGQFYGDYIMHMLQVGNLQDTAELFTNFREILQNRDYKELKKNISETFPDLSSYDEQLTGAFKHILYYFPEVKIPRFVSFFSGFTVQTPVNDEYIGIGLDMFLGSESKFYPALIQSIPRYVSRRFTPENILPRTVEAYIREEIYPEPSFTTPDLLSLMVYNGKIMYLMDQVVPALADSLKLGYTSAQMAWAQNYETDIWAWLLTEDLLFNTDYHQIQKHLGEAPFTPDLGKNNESAPKLGVFIGWQIVKKYMKENASSLQELLAMQDAQQILKDAKYKGR; encoded by the coding sequence ATGATAGTATTCAAAAGTACGCAAATCTACCTCTTTTTTTTTACTCTAATCCTGGTATCTTGCACCAGACAACATAAGCCAGATCTCAGCAAAATAACCTTAAATATAAAAATTGAACGTTTAGACCAGGCGCTTGACAGCCTTAACCCCAACAACATACCAACCAAACACCGGAAATGGCAAGAACAGTATGGGCAATTCTATGGCGACTATATTATGCACATGCTTCAAGTTGGAAATCTACAAGACACAGCTGAACTTTTCACTAATTTTAGGGAAATATTACAGAATCGTGATTATAAAGAGCTGAAAAAAAATATTTCAGAGACTTTCCCCGACCTTTCTTCATACGACGAGCAATTAACTGGAGCATTCAAACATATCTTATATTACTTCCCTGAGGTAAAAATCCCTCGATTTGTTTCCTTTTTTTCTGGCTTTACTGTGCAAACTCCGGTTAATGACGAATATATCGGCATCGGTTTAGATATGTTCCTGGGAAGTGAATCCAAATTTTATCCGGCATTAATCCAAAGTATTCCCCGATACGTTTCCCGGAGGTTCACTCCCGAAAACATCCTTCCAAGAACTGTAGAAGCGTATATACGAGAAGAAATATATCCCGAGCCATCATTCACAACACCCGACCTGTTATCGTTGATGGTCTATAATGGAAAAATAATGTATTTGATGGACCAGGTAGTGCCAGCGTTGGCTGATAGCTTGAAATTGGGTTACACGTCTGCTCAAATGGCTTGGGCGCAAAATTATGAAACTGATATATGGGCCTGGCTCTTAACAGAAGATTTACTCTTCAATACTGATTATCATCAAATACAAAAACACCTGGGAGAAGCTCCCTTCACGCCAGACCTAGGTAAAAACAACGAATCTGCTCCTAAGTTAGGTGTTTTTATTGGGTGGCAAATAGTAAAAAAATATATGAAGGAAAATGCTTCATCATTGCAGGAACTGCTAGCGATGCAAGACGCCCAACAAATTTTAAAAGACGCCAAGTACAAGGGCAGATAG